The region GGTGACCTATATgatctaatatttattttattttcatctacACAAACTGTATAAAGACATTTTTGATGTCCAAGGTCAACCGCATGTAGGATGGGACCATTCTTTtgagcattttttaatttttctattCACATACatatcaaatgtatttttagaaTCTCAAATGTGGTAAGATTATTAGTAAGGAGACCAGTAGGAAAGGAAAGTGGaataaacttctttttttttcctatagGGACTTTTGACATTTCACTTTCCACTTGCAGAATTTCCCCTGAATGATGAGGTCAGTGGTAAAGAGTATATAACACATACCTCAGCCTCCACTCTACACTTACTTGGCTTTCTTTGACACCAGCTGATCTTTCTGGCTGCACTTTTTACATATTCTTTTTCTACCATCTTCAAATCAACAATTAAGCTCTTTTTTGCCCAGCACTGCTGTCATCTGgaccaaagagaaaaaaacaatgtcTGGCATCATCAAAGTGTTTCTGCTCCTGGCTGTTGTGGTCAGCATCGCTAAAAGCCAGCGTaagtttttatttgactttccaTCATTCTCAACATTAGCCCTAGTTAATTAGACCTGGTCAATATGAGATTTGCTCTGATGATTTATTGATATGCTATGACTAATCATGGTGGCTGTAAGATGGAATTCTGTTCAGTTGGATCAcagtttaatgaaaatgtttctttccttGTTGTTCTCTCTAGGCACTGATTCTGGAGAGCAGTGTCTGTGTCAGCGTGTCAGAAATGCCGTGCCGAATGAAATCAAGGACATTCAGATCTACCCAGCAACCATTTTCTGTAGCAAAGTGGAGATTGTGTAAGAGACATAGAATTTCTTTCAAACATTTGTGGAATTGCAGGATGTCATATATTTGATGTTAGTATGTAGTTCATGTAGCTGCGAGAAAATACCACATTTAAAAGGAATGAAATATCATAAGATTTGGATGCAACTTATCTCTCTGTAAACTTCAACAGTGTCACTACCAACAATGGCCGTTTTTGCCTGAACCCCAACAACAAGATGGTTAAAAACTTCCTGGTTAAAATCCTGTAAGTATGTgcaataatagtaataacagtATTAATTAGTTCAACTTGTTTTTACCCACATTGTTGTAAAGAATCTTATGTctgacctttttgttgttttgtcatctctAGAAAGAGCAAGAAAGCCTCTACCACAGTGAAACCCGCTCATTCCACCAGCACAGCGAACAACTGACTCCTCTTTAATACCAGCAAAAACTAAGCTGCAATGACTTTGACCCCGAGAAAAGCCAGAACCCCTGACTATGGatgcaaaattaaaaagacGTTTTGTCTATTTATCTTCTATTTATACTGATGTGCACTTACAGTATATCTCATTTCTTTCTTATGtcctctgtttgcttttgtaaataatttatgTCCTGTAAAGCAAGTGTTCTGCGTTTaacaacttatttttttaaataaaaaaaaaaaaaacccacacaaagaAGTGAGTAATTGTTTTCGTTTTCACTTTTGATACTGTTAGTCTGAAACAACAGTGCTCTCTTGTGGTTCAGAGCTGCAAATGCATAAACTATAATTCATGCACCAATTCACTCTTGTGACCTCAGACAGGCTTAGTTCgcaaagaatgaaaaatcaGAAGGAATTGCACTATAAGATTTACTGTAGACGTGATAAATGAGTCTCACTGGTAGGCCTGCTTATATATCTGCTATGAGGGGGAACAGCAGAGCTACAGTCAGACTCTGGGATTACACGTTGGTAACCTGCAAACACCAAGTTTTCCTTTGACAGGGGGAGCTAAGACAAACTGAGCCTCATTGGCTGTAATCATCTACAcccatcacagacacacacaatctcaaGCAGTATATATTTATTCCTTGGGGATTTCCCTTAACCTTAACCCTGACCACTACATTTATATATGGTTAGAAAAAGTGTCCATATAGtacatgaatgaaatgaagcaAGCACCAAATCTGCCAAATATTTATGTTTCTATTAACATActacacaaatgcaaacattttcaaatacgTGCTACTACTTGAAACAGTTTGGAagtgtttcctctttcttgGTGACATTTAAAGACTAAGAGTTCACAAGTTGTGAATTGCACCACACTTATTATTCCCAAACAGGCTGCAGGGCTCAGATCAGCACTTCCGCCGGCTGCGTTGCTGGGTGCATTTtctggtctgagctctctgttTACTCTTCATGTCCAAAAGTCATGGATGAACCGACCGCCGAGCAAACCTACAGCATTTGTCTGTCCAGTTTGTCAAATCGAAACAGTTTTGCCAAAGTAAGCACCGTAGCTGTGAAATAATCTGAGCTGGACAAGAGAAGGGCTGACAGGTTGAGGTGAGTGTTGATCTGCACGTCTGGTGGTAGATGGTATGTGAACGCTGCAAATGAGCGACTGGGTGATTCAAATGGCCaaattttattataaaatagTCACCGGGATTTTATCTCACATCGTGCTTTTGCcattacagtttgtttgtttggggattttttatttatttatttatattttttatcccATCTCCGACCATGGCGTGACTTCGGTTCCCATTTTTGCAAGTCACTCGGTCTGGCTTTCGCACAGTGCTGACGTGAACGGCAGAGAGCTGTCAGGTGTCTGGAAGGTGAACTCGACCTAAATCTGATCAGGCTGAATTCAAGAAACGGGTTGCGGATAACTCtcataattaattcatttgtgAGGATAATGCAGATGGACTGCAGTGAATGGAAAGTGATGTCAGATTAGGTTGATAAGGAGCCCTGATAACAAAGGTGAACAAGTTAATAATAGCACAAgaaggaggattttttttttgtttgtttgtttatttgttagatttttttatttcaattttttgcttattgttttatttgtattgtttattgtattttaaactGCACACTACTTGTTGCAGAACAAACTCCAGACTGCTAAACAAACAGTAAACCTTTCACCTTCATTTTCATATCTCAAGTTTCATATCTCGGTGAAGATGACTCCTTGTGTTCAGTTTGGCTTTTTCACAAGTGCAGGCTATGAGAGTGAATCTGACATTTAATGATATTAATGACACTACTGTAACCAGACTCCATGGTTCTATTTGGAGCAGGTCAGAAATAGGACACTATGCGCAGTAGATAGAAAAAATATGGGTCTCTAAGAAGTTACGTCCCTGGTTTAAATACAGTTTGACCTAGAAAATATATTCACATACATGTAGTTATTACATCCTTTGTCTGCAAAGTTATGGACACAACTAGCATTTTTTCTTGCACCTGACACTTCATATTCCTAGGAGCAGGTCACTCTGTCTGCTTAATGACACTGcacaactttgtgatgtcatatgATGAAGTGTTCAGGTTCTGGAGTCCAAGCTCAAGTATAGCTGACCTCCACACTGTCAGCCTGCACAGTCCGCTGCTGTCATCCGCTCATATCTGATGCCAAAATGGCCTCACAACGGGGAGACATTCCAGGTAAAGCAGGAAATTCTTTGTGCAGATATTAAAAGTACTCTTTTGTGTAAAATACAATCCAATTTTAACACGTTTCTCCACTTTGTTACTTTAGCACTGGAGTGTGGCACATCTTCTGGACTTTTTGGTGCCTTATCGTCTCCTATTGGAATGACTCGGCATAACATAAACTATGACGAGCACATGGATGCCCCCATGCATTCACCGCCTCCAGACCTAAGTGTaaacattttgtggaaagaCCCGGTCATCCCACAGCACAAGTTCAGAGACACACTAGAGGTGCTTTCTTGTTTGTCTGCACTTCTGCTGCCTGACCCAAATTGTTTTGTCGATGTGCTGGTTGCCTAAGCAAAATGCTGGTTGTTCTGGCTGTCTTTGCATCTATTCTTAAGAGCGAAGTGCATGTGCATacgtaaatatatattttttttacatctctgTTTAGTAACTAGTATGTGAACTAATCTTAACAGTGAGAAATCTTGTTACCAGGAATGTGAGAGCTGTGGAACTGTATCTATTGAGACACCAACATCAGTCAAATCCTCAGTGCCTGTGGTGAAAGCCAAAGCCAGCTCTTTAATGAGCTCACTTATGATCAGTAAGTCAGCAGATTCcaagatttatttcattttaatgaaaatctcTGCACATAAAGATGCCCAGTTTATATTCAACTGAATTGATAAACAAATAGCTGTGTCAGCAGGCTATAATGGAGAACAGCACATTGAATCACTGACAAATATTTTCTCCAATGTTGTCTATGCAAATCTTTACTTAGAACAAACCCAGGAGAGCCTCCAGAGGTTTGAGCACCAGGCAGGGCTGACAGACGCTGGGTATTCTCCCCACAAGGGCCTCTCCACTCAGGAGACACGCTTCCGCCGTCTGGGTGACACACTGCCAGTGAGTATTTACAAATATGAATTATGGCATTTTGAAGTGTGCCAGGAGAAGTAAAAAGTTTATACCTGTAACTGAAATAagtattttcacacatttttatgtGACTTGTGTGTCAAACGGCaatgtggagggaaaaaaatatagacACTCTCACTTACTGCATGTTTATAACGAATAGGTTTATGAGATTGAGTTCATCATTTTGCAATGGATTGCAGATTCAGTTTGGAAATTTCAAACAACCTGCTGGATATGTCATATCATCATAATGTAGTATGCAACCCATGATCGGCCCATgatcaaacattttcaaacagggaaaaaaaataataaataatcattgACCAGAATTAAATgttatgctttatttttcatacacTGACCAAGACGATCAGGATGAGAAATGCTTGATTAATCAGCAGGAGGACGTTTGTAGTTGAAGCAGAGGCTGTATAAAGTCACTGAGGAGGTAACTTTGTATGCAGCCTCACAGTATCACCGGCTGTGCCACCCACAGCTCCTCACAATGCCACGGAAACGCCGCGATTATCTAAAATAAGAAAGTATTATTGTGGGAAATTACAGGGCGACAGCATACTTTTGAGCGATTTTAGGGTAAACATGTGGCAACATTTTGGTAAACAGATTACGTAATATGCTCCGAGCCGCCGTACAGCCGGTCGCTGTTATCGGGATGTTGCCAGGCAACGCCCTGAAATGCAACGAGCCCCCACAGCTTCTGAAACCAACCAATCACAGAGCTCCTGACAAACCGCTGTCGAGGAAGCGTACGCTGCTGTGACGGCTTCGCCTGTCCTCCCGAGAAACAACAGGCGTGAGCTGGTTAAGAGAGAGctaacaaaccaacaaaaacacaactatgGAAACGATTAAGGATGATCCCAGACTGGAGCGCGAAAGAAAAGCGATCATAAAAAGGTAACGTCAAGAAGTTTTTGTCTTGAACTGGCTGTGTTTCCGCATTTCGACCGGAAAGAAGGCCGTTATCATCGCAACACTATAGGCTAGCTAGTGAAGCTAGCAGCCGAGCTAGCGCCGGTGAAAGAGGTTTCTGGCATTTCCTCTCACGTCTCTGAACTGCCAGGCTCCGTCAGCTTCGATTAGGATTAGGATTTGGAGCTCGAAAGTGAACCAGAAGCAAAGAGGGTGGCATGGACCGTGACAGCGAGATAACGTCTCGTCGTAGCTTGTTTGTGACAGCCTAGCTACAGTTAGCTTAGCCCAGGTACCAGCCTGGAACATGTCTTTACatttctctctctatatatatgaTCCTTTTGTTACTGCAGTTCTGCCACACATTATAGATCACACAGAAATAGTTTTCACCCCGGGGGTGGGTGTCCATGTTCTTCACTGCCCCGTGGACAATACAGGACTGTCATGTGCCAGATTGGTATGAGTCTGGAAAATGTGGATGGAAATGTGAACTGAATACTGAAAAGAAATTGAACCCTGAAAACATTCTTCCGGAGGTCATCAATAATGTATCCCTAAATTTGAAGGCAAGTATAGGTGATTATGCATCATGCTTGTTGGGGTTATCAATAAGAGTAAAACCACATCAGCTTTTATTTACTGTATCAATTGAAGGAGGTGTTTTGGGTGTTGCTGATAGTCCACTAGTTTATGGAATTAATTCTTGGGCTCAGTAATAATGTGGGTCATCATGAGATCACTATAATTTTAGAACAGAGCAGTCatctttcagtttgtctttcttccctccctccctcttcctacCCACACCAGATGGACACAGGTCATAGGCTCCTGTGAGCTCTGACGcactttaacatttttttgttctgcatgTTCAGAAAAACACTGCTGACCCCATGCATTGTTTGTTCAAGCAGTGTTTGTCCTTTAAATGAGTTAGATTAGATATGCTTTTATTAGTTCCACAGATGGGGAAATTCAAATTACAGTATCAAAGGtacagaaataaaaccaaaagaaacaaagattcATTACAAATAAGATaaagtaaataattatttttatctatACAAGATTTATAGTGTAGATATTGGAATTTCACAATCCAATTTGAAATGTGGACCTAGCAGAATGATGAAATGGCGTGCAGTaaagtcaggtgtgtgtgtgtgtgtgtgtgtttgtgttctaaGTTGAGACTTTTTTTTGGCACCAATCAAAATGCCTCCATGCCATCACGtgtcaaaatatatatatttttgtccGGTACTGGGTGCAACATTTAAAGATGGCAAAAAGATCTTAAGTGTGGCCACATTTCATCAAGCTTGATGCAACAGCATCCAATGCTGGCTTGCAACAAGGTAAACAGCACCATCACACAGAATAAATATAAAGGTAGAAGATTGTTGTGTTCTCTGTTCCAATCTCAGTGTGCAGGCATCATCTATAAGTCTCACATAATACATTTTCTCTTACTGGGGGCACTGTCAGCCTGGAGCAGGCTTGTCTGTTacctaaaaaaaacatgtatatatatttttttattttattttgtgggggTCTGCTGAGTGAcgttaaaaaaatttaaagctTGCATGCATGACCCCAACATGCTGACATGCTCATGTTCATTTTGCACTGAAAATTAGATGCACATATTTTTTGTAtcgtttcattttgtttcattgcgCTCATATGTTCTGTTGGCCCTACAGTGGCTCAGGAGGTAATCTGAAGGCAGCCAGttccatttcagtttatttgtgtgtttaataatcaagaatttttttttccccgtaaTGTGCATTTTCATCTTGTTATGATATATTTAGAAACAAAAGGTATCAAAGAAAGGTTCGTTCCAGTACTGTAATTGAAATCGAAAATGTTGGAACGATACCCAGTAGTGGTTTACAAAGAGTACTGCTGGTTGTGAAGGCAGACCATTGTACATTTGGAAGGACCTGTGATAATGCTCCTTGATGTATTTTGAGTGAAGCAGCCTGTCACTGAAATAGCTACCCAGGGCTGTCAGATGGTCCTACAGAAGGTGAGAGTCATTCACCATTGTGGATGGCAGCTTCGTCCTTATCCTCCCCTAACCCACCACCCCCCAAAAATCAATGCTGATGCCTCTGTCACAAACTGTGCTGACAGTCGAGTCAAAAATTAACAGAAAACTGATGTATAATAGaactttttttaataactttgtAGTACACATGGAGATTCTTCAtcattctttcactttttattttgtttaattgctcgttctttctgtctgtgcagaAGTTGAGAATGCCAAGCGGGGACTTCAAGGAGGACAGGCTTACAACATCAGCGCAATCCACCCCAAGTAGCACCCCTTCTGTCACCCCTTCTGTCACCCCCAGCGTCACCCCTTGCGTTACTCCCCACTCATCACCAGCTGTTAGTCGCAGGTACGTGATGAAAtaattttgtcatatttttactTCATAAAAGGGTAGacccaaaatgttgaaatggcCCCCTTATTATGATATGTTTTGTTTCCCAACACGGCCTGTGTGAGGTGCCATCTGGCTTTGCCCTTCACATGTTGTCTTGTGTGCTTATTGCTTGGCCGGAGTACAGGAGTTGGTTCCCGCTGAGCCCTGCGCCTTTTCTTACTACCCCAGAGCACAGTCCAAGTACAGGCATGGGAGGAAATGAGggcggaggaggagagaagtggAGCTTCTTTGGGACTCGGTCTGTGGTTCAGAAGTCCCCCACTGACCCGGGCTATGAAACCAACACAGGTAAGAGATCCATCATGTGGATATTGGCTTAGTTACGGtattttttcatgcaaaaataGCTTGACAAACAGTAATTAGCCATCgctgttttttcctctgtgtagttttcctttttgcatcttaaaatgattttgtgatTTCCTGGCCAGGAACATAGGTGATATCTATATCACTGTGCTAAAATTAGTCAGGACAGTTAGGGATGCAGTGATTAGCCCATTTTACTATTAACCACGCTTTAAAATGTCACGGTTAATTTAATCACAAAGGCTCCGCTACaccaagtttttcttttctcactccCAAAAAACTTAAACTATGCTGGTGCAATATTTTCGGTGCAACCAGCatggaatgaaaacaaagttacaGCAGAGGTGCAGCTGCTTGCAGTGCCGTGCGTATCATGGGGCATGGAGGCTGCGCTACATTAGTTAAACAATGGCAGAAGGACCAAGCAGCGAAGCTTGGTTTCCACctaagaaaaaaagtgaagtcgGCAGCGAAGTATTTCGGATACATCAACAATGACCAGGGAGTCATTCAAGACGACCGATCACCCGTCTTCAAAACCTGCCGAAAAAAGTTGCAGCTAAAATttcaaacacatcaaacttGATGCAGCATTTGCGGGATCACCACCCAGCTTTGCACGTCAAAGTAAAGGTAACACGTGATAACTGAGTTAAATTACGTTATTTTCAATGTATagtgttatttatgttttaaaaaagcagCTATTCTGTTTAAGTCAAAAGCCAACTAGTttttgtacccccccccccaaaatgtTTGCAAGTTCTCTATTCAGGTCTAAAAGAATTATAGAAAgaatacacaaactgaaaatacaaaataatttagtgatctttttaatcaaaagagCCATGCAGAGGTTCTGCAGCCTTTTTTTCAAAAGGGAAATGACAACAGATGTTTACAGAGCAGAGgtcacttttatttcattccaaaTGGAGAGATAgactttttatttgtctttgtttattattttgtactGCATTATTTTGTTACTGTGTTATTTGTGACGACCCTGCAGCGGGCCCACTGGCACCGTCAGAGGTACCTGTGCTTGCATCTATAATCGTGAAGCCGTGATTGTTCCTCAGACTGTAGTTGTACAATCAAAATCTATAATTGTTGCATCCTTAATGTCAGTTCAAGTGAACAGCTACCGACTCCTCTTTTCTCCTGCAGGCTTTTCATTGCAGTCCTACTTCGGTCTTCAAAAGTCCTCTACCATGGATGGCACCAACACCCAAGTCAACCTCAAGGTGGAGGACCGTGCCAGCTTCATGCCTCCCAAGATTGAAATCTCAGGCATGGAGGACAAGCCAGCACCCCCACGGCCACACAAACTTAAACCTCGCGATATGAATGTTTTAACACCTTCAGGCTTCTGACACCTGACCAGCTCTGTGCAACCTCCccaatattttgttttggttgcttATTTCCTTCCCTGCTTTCCTCTgtcccctctgtctccctgaAGTCTCTTTGGCTGCAAGGGATGAGGACCACCAATCGTTTTAGCTCACCAGCCCAGACAATTCACTGGTCTGTTGCTCCCGCTAGTAGACCTTCTCAAACTGATCTATTGGTCAACCCCAAATGAagtaaattcatttttcatcatactgtttttgtatatttgttgttCTGTCACATAATGGGTGCATTAATATTGCATTGCTTTGCTGTCCTCCATTCATTGTCAGTGGTGGCATGCCATTCAAGTCGCTGAAATATCTCGTCAATCCCTGTTGATTGCTTTAGCAGTTGCCGCATTTgtattacatgtttttttttattttgaataagcTCATGGATTTGTAGCTGT is a window of Echeneis naucrates chromosome 10, fEcheNa1.1, whole genome shotgun sequence DNA encoding:
- the LOC115050220 gene encoding C-X-C motif chemokine 10-like; the encoded protein is MSGIIKVFLLLAVVVSIAKSQRTDSGEQCLCQRVRNAVPNEIKDIQIYPATIFCSKVEIVVTTNNGRFCLNPNNKMVKNFLVKILKSKKASTTVKPAHSTSTANN
- the LOC115049923 gene encoding putative monooxygenase p33MONOX; this encodes MASQRGDIPALECGTSSGLFGALSSPIGMTRHNINYDEHMDAPMHSPPPDLSVNILWKDPVIPQHKFRDTLEECESCGTVSIETPTSVKSSVPVVKAKASSLMSSLMIKQTQESLQRFEHQAGLTDAGYSPHKGLSTQETRFRRLGDTLPKLRMPSGDFKEDRLTTSAQSTPSSTPSVTPSVTPSVTPCVTPHSSPAVSRRSWFPLSPAPFLTTPEHSPSTGMGGNEGGGGEKWSFFGTRSVVQKSPTDPGYETNTGFSLQSYFGLQKSSTMDGTNTQVNLKVEDRASFMPPKIEISGMEDKPAPPRPHKLKPRDMNVLTPSGF